The sequence CAAGACCAGCAAGTTCCCTGAGAGCCCCCGAGGTCAGTGACATGCGCTCAACACAAGAGGGGGTGTCCCCTACGCACTCGCGGACCTCCCTGGCACTGGCCTGGGCCGCTGACCGTGGCCGCTGAGCACTGCTTCCACCCCCTGTCGTCCCCAGAATCAAAGCAGCTGGCCTGGGAGAGGCTGGTGGGGGAGATCGCCTTCCAGCTGGACCGCAGGATCCTGTCCAGCATCTTCCCGGAGCGCGTGCGCCTCTACGGCTTCACAGTCTCCAACATTCCAGAGAAGATCATCCAGGTGTGTGGCGCCCTCTCCCACGCACCGCCTGTCAGGGACAGAGAGCTCGCTGGCCGTGCAAGGCTGCTGGggggccctggccctggggtcCAGCCTGGCCAAGCACGTCAGAATCCGAGGACACCCTGGGACGGAGGAAGCACGGTGTTCAGTCCGAGGGGCAGGGGGAGTACAGGGCACCTGGCATCAGGAGCCTGTGGTCCGAGGGGTATGGCCCCCCAGAGgacagggcgggggtgggggctgaaCATGGTCAGGCCTGCACTGCGATCACCTCCCCATGGCCACCTCTCAGCCCCAGGGCCCCCCTAGACTAGCAGAGCTAATGCTTTCCCCACCCATTGGGACCCTCAAGGGTCACTGGGGTGACCCAGGGGAGGCAGGTCCCAGAACCTCTGAGCAGGGGGCAGCCTCATGGCCAGGGCCCTCAGGCACAGGCTGGTTCCAGCATACTCTTAGCAGGCCGCTCACCGAGCCGGCTGCCGCTGAGGGGCACAGAGGACAGGACTTCGTAGGGGTGCTGGGCGCTGTACCTCGGCCCCACGTGCCGAGCTGAGTCACCGGATATGGGCGGTGCGGCTGACGGTGTGTGCCCCTGCGCGTGTGCCCCTCCCCACGCCCCGTGGACGCGCCAGCTCTGGGCGGCCACTTGGCCTCCTCTGGGCAATAGTCCTCTGtgctcccccacctctctccgtccctccctccGCGTCTTTATCTGCAGGCTATTTGTATCCAGGCTTGAGCGCGCCCTTTCCTTTGTATCCTTCGGTTAGGTTTTTAATTTGAATGTGGTCAGAATTATCCACTTTGCCTTCACTGCTTGTGCGCTTTGGGTCTCCCTTGCGGCTAGAGCGGTGGAGGGCGGAGGGCAGCTGAGTCACCTCCCAGTCCCACGAGCGAGCGTGGGGTCTGGCCGCCACTCTGACACCCCCGACCCTGGTGTCCCccacggggaggggggcagagcagGGGCGCCTCCCTTCTTCCAggctgtctctgctccccccctctTTGCTCCTCGACCGTCCGTCAAGTTCCAGGAAAAACCTAGGTCGAATGTGTAGTTCCGTACTGCTTTCCGGAttaggctggggctgggctgcctTCACCTtgccggtgggggtggggggggttccCGTGCACTTGCCGTTTCTGCTGCTCGCGTCAGCAGGGCCCACCTGGTCACGTTCAGTCCCACGAGGCTTGAGGCGCCTCCAGGACGTCTGCCGCCACTGCCGGGTCCCGAGGGCAGATTGGCCCCGGCTGTTTAAAAACTGGCGGACAACACAGCAGAAGCACAGTATTTGTGTCTCTAAGATGCTGTGTCTGATATCACTGGCCAAGATGCATGTAATGAACACAAGTCCAGCTGCCCACATAGAAGCCACATATGAAATTGTGAAAGAGGCTTCCTACTGCTTGAGGATGCCGTCCGGATGGAAGGAGGTAGAGACACATCACCCCCGACGCAGGAGCTGGCTGGGCAAGCCGAGTCCCACCCCGGCTCCTCACTTCGCGGGAATCACTGCCTACGCCACCGTCGTACAACGGTCATCGTCATCACTCTAAGTGGCAGCTTGTAGCGAAGAGGTGGGAGATGAGAGCAGGATGTGAGGCCCTCTCCTCTGGCAGCCGCAGGAGTCCTTGGCCAGTGGCCAGCGCCTCGACCACCATCTGGCAGCCAGCGGCGGGGAGGCTGGGCTTCCACCAAACACTCATCCGCTTATTGTGCCCCATGGCCACCTGCACCTCTTCCAGGGCCATTGGCCCCATACACCTTCCATCGGCAACGACCAGTGCTGCCAGGTCATACCCTTGCCGCCCAAACTGCAGGGGAGCGCCGCCCACCCCGGGAGCCCAGCTGCGCAGAAACTGCCCTCGAGGCCAGGCAAACACCCCCTGGCCGGACCTCTGCAGAGCCCACTGCAGGTGGATGACGTCTGATTCCACCTGAGGACCGTGAAGCTGCATCCTGCTCCCCGGGCCAGCCGGCCCGCCTGCTTGCCTGGCCCTCGTGTTGGTTCCTCTCAGCATCCAGTTCCACTTTGCCcagattttcatttcccttcctcaGAGCATCTTGTTTCCCTGCACGTGGAACTCCAGCATCGGTAGTTGCTAGAATCCCTAAAGTCCATCCCGGCCCCCGACCTGCTCAAGCCTGGCTCGTCTGCTTCACGGACGCCATAAGGGTGACAGGAAAAGCTTTAATAGAGCCGCACTGCTGAGTGAGGACTTGTTGACCGTTTTCTCTGAATCtgggccatctttttttttaaaaattcacagacTGTTCCTGTGCCATCTTTTAAGCTCAAGTAAAAGTTGTCACCTCTTCTGCCCAGTTGCAAAGGCCTCCTGCTGGGGGACCGGGTGCTCTTAGCTTTCCTTCCGGCTCCCAGTCATAGCAGGCCCGGAGTCCAGCCACGTCCGTGTGAGGGTCGCGGGGTGGCTGTGTCTGGCTGGGTCCCGGGGCCTCTGGTGCCCTCTGGGGTCCTACTCACAGGCCTGCAAAGGATGGATGGTCTTGTTTTTTGCATAACGTTTCGTTTCCCACTACCATGCCAAACTCTTTTTCTGGTTCTAATAGCCTCTACGTCATCTTGGCCTTTGTATGTAGACAATCATATTGCACACTATTGAAGAGAcgcaaacaggggcacctgggtggctctgtcagctaagcgtctgccttctgctcaggtcatgatctcagggtcctgggttcgagtgtTGCATggatggggcttcctgctcagccgggagtctccttcttcttctgcccctcccccttgtgcgcaccctctgcctcccaagtggataaataaaatctttaaaaaataaacacaagaaaattaaaatagataaaacagcAGCAACCCCATCCAGTTTGAGACTCGCCTAGGAACACGCACATCAAGGGTGCCTGTTAAGTACAATGTGTGTCCCAGGCTGTTGGCCAGATCTTCCTCAGTCAAGCTCCTGGCGGCAGATAACAGAATCCACACTAGCTGATGTAAACAGGAAGACGTTTATTAGAAAATTTTAGGTGAGGACGCCAGGGTGGGTACAAGAGCTGGTGCAGCTGCCCCTGAAGACCCAGGCTCACAGCCCCTGCGCCCTGGCTCCCGGGGAGCCTGCCCCCAGGGCACCACAGCCCCCAGGCAGGCGCCTCCACCCGCGCAGAAGCCTGGGTGGCAGGTGCCCAAGCCGCAGGGCGTCCGGGAAAGGCTCTCAGCTCCAGGCAGCCGTGCAGCCGAACAGAAGCCGGAGGAGGCAGCTTCTGCGTCGCCCACGCCAGGGTACGAAGTCTTTCCTCGTCCTCATTTCTTGAGAGCTCTGGGGTCTCTTAAccatgaagaaatatatttttttaacaatgtttttctATCATTGAAAAGATCACATGAGGTTTCCCAGCCTGCTTTCTGCCCTAACACCCAGCGGCGCGGGAGAGGGTGTTCGGATCCTAAACCACAGCGGCCCTGGCGGCGTCAACGCCCCGCGATGCGGAGCGCGGTCACCTGCGATCCTGCAGCCCCGGAGCGCGCCCGGGGCTCTCTCCGTCCCTCGGCCGCGCGTTGGGACCCGGCCCACCCCGGGCGGGACCCCAAGGCccggcgggggcgcaggggcggAGCTTGAGGCCGCGGCGCCGTCCCATTGGCTCGAGCTCGGTGACGTcaggcctcgggggcggggccgcgggagcctaacccgggcggggcggggccgcgggagcctagcccgggcggggcggggcgcgctcCGGCTCCGTCCTCCAGGCTCCGTCCCGACGCTCGCCTGTGCTGAGCCACATGCGGAGCCCTCTCGCGGACACGTGCCCGGTGCGGTGGGAGTCCCGGGGCGGAGAGACGGGCGCTGAGCACCTGCCCGCCTCCTGGAGGTGCGCGCGCCTTTGCTCACAGCCGCGCTCTCCTCCACGATGCTCCAGCGCCAGGTGCTCTGCCCGCAGACTTCCCCCGCGCACACATCTGCACCTTTGTCACCTACCCTGGACCAAACTGCTGCCACCTTGCTGGCCGCCGCCACCCTTCCCGCTGCAGCTACCCACTCCACTCCGATTAGGAGGCGTCGGGTGCATGCCAAGTTCATGCCAAGTAGTCGCACCCTCGGGGAGCTCCCCCACTCCCGGGCGGCCTTCAGTAAATAAGCAAAGCCCTGCCCATGTACGCCAGGGCTTCAGAGCTGATACATGCTGGGGGGCAGGAGAGCTTAGGGTGGGAGCGAGGCGCTGGGGTGGCGGGCTCCGTCACCACACGGTGGCCTCATCCGGGCCAGCTCCAACACCCTGGGAaggccctcctccctccattcctgGGAAACGCAATTCTGCCCAATGAGCGAGCCCACTGGTGTGTCCTATGGAACTAGGGTCCCCTCGTGGTGGTGCAGACCAGCACTGATGCTGTGCTCAGCACCGCTGGAGATACCtcctttaatcttcaaaatagccATCAGGTGGTTTCCTTCCTCTCAtagtagggaaactgaggctcagacccAGTATGGTCACTGAAACAGCCATTGAAACTGGCTCTCCATGTGACCCCCTGCTCTGCGCTCCGCCTCCCAGCACCTTCTGCGCCATGCATGCTGTTCCTTGTCCTGGAAGCTCCTTTGCTCCCATTGTCCTCATCCTTCAGAGGAAGCCCAGGCATCCTCTCCCCTCCAGAGACCCTCACCCCGGCAGCCGGTTGCTCCCCGTGGCAGCACTCCCAGTACCGTCTTCCTCCTGGGCTTTGTTATCCTTGTAAACTCAGCAGGCTTTGCTCAGCGCCCCACACAGGGCAGGACTGAGAATCTGTGGGATGAATAGACAGGACCTTCACCCTCTCTTGCCAGCTTCTGCCCATCCCCTTATATGGCCGGCACGATCCTTTAGAGTCACAAAGCCAACGGACCAGGAATCTCTGGCCCTTTACGACAGGGCCCCCCACCATGCTCTGCTCAGCCCTGCCAGCTTCTCGGTGCCGGGAGGCATGGTAGGGACTCATGCCCAGTGCTCCCTGGCTCTGGCGGGGTCCTtgtcctgcttctccccactcacTGCCCTCACCTGGCCCTCCGCTCTCAAGGGGTCATGTCCTTGGGGCAGACCTGGCCTGTCTCAGTGTCAATATGCCCACACTCCTCTCCCCTGTCCAGCACCCTGGCAGGGTGGGTGCCGTGCGCTTCCCCTGGACCTGTGCTCCTATCTGGGGCTCCATACACCCAGTGTGGCACACAGCAGGATTGTGCTCCCCAGGGGGAGCAGATGATGGGTCCTGACATCCCCACAGGGGGACGAGGCTTAACGCTGTCCACCCACTGCGCTCTGTGCCGTTCGGCATGAAGAGCTGCAGGTTCACCATTTACCCAGAGAGTCGGCTGAGCTCCCTGCTGTCTGACGTGGGGAAGGAAATGATGGATGGAGAAGGCTTAGGAGCCAAGAGGAGCCTAGAGTCAGGAAGCCAGGCTTGTCCTGGTGCTGACTGTGCACTGAGTGCTGAGCAGAGGGCTCTGGGTGCATCTGCCAGAGGTCAGGGGTCATGTTAGCTGAGCCCAGCCATGAGTCCAGTGCTCTGTTCACATGACCATCGGGGGAGGAGAGGACAGGGGATTTTCCTGGAGAAGGTGAGGCCAAACACGTTGTTTTGAGGGCTTAGAAAGCAGCCTGGTGGGCATCCAGGGGACGGCTGGAAGGGGGTGCATGGGGCCAGATAGGCCCTAACCCCAGGAGGTGCAGCAGTGGGAAGTGCAGGGGGAGATCAGTCAGGGCGAGACCCTGTCCAACTACTGCAGACCTGTCACTCGGTGGGCCTGGGGACAGCTGCGTCATTGGTAGGACTCGgtgcaaatgaaaatacagggctctttgttcaaaatttataaagaacttcagGGTGACTACAGCAGAGCATGAAGCAGAGTGTGGGCTCTTCTGAACAGGGTCCCTGAGTGCGTGTGCAGGTCACATGCCCAGGGGGTGATGGCAGGAGCCGAGAGGAGGGGCTGGCTTCCTGCTTCCTCCTGAGATGTTGGGATGCAGTCACTGCCTGGTTGGGGGCCCCAGGCAAGGAAGAATTGCGTGGGGACCCACCAGTCGCTGCCAGTCCCCAGGTCCAGGTACCAGGAGGGGTCACCAGAGGGGTGGTGGGACCCCCAGCGCTGAGACCAAGGGTGCTTGGAACAGAGAAGGGGCCTGGAAAGGAGGTGGAGGCCTCAGGGCGGGGAGTAGCAGGAGGCCTGGGAAAGCCCCTCAGTGGTATGGCCAGCCCCCCACGGTCATTAGGGACCcctgtcctccttccttcccagccaTGCTGTCAGCATTTCATGACCTCAGCTCAGTCCCAAATCCCCGCTGGTGGAGAACCCTCCCCTGCAGCTCAACCCACTAGGTTGGAGCCTCTCCCCCAGGACCTCCGGGAACCTCTAGCACACCCCGGGACCTCCAGGAACCCCAGCACCCCCACAGGCACAGTCGCCCCTCTCCTGCCTTTGTACCAGTGCAGGGTGGGAGGGACCCTGATGGCCACTCTCCCCTCAGGCCTCCCTGAACCCCAGCGACCACAAGCTGGATGAGGAGCTGTGCCAGACGCTCACACAGCGCTACGTAACCATCATGAACCGGCTACAAAGCCTGGGCTACAACGGGCGGGTGCACCCGGCGCTGACCGAGCAGCTGGTGAACGCCTATGGCATCCTGCGCGAGAGGCCGGAGCTGGCTGCATCCGAGGGCAGCTCCTACAGCATGGACTTCCTGCAGCGCGTGCTGGTGGAGACCGTGCATCCCAGTGTGCTCACTGATGCGCTGCTGTTGCTCTCCTGCCTCAGCCAGTTGGCACGTGACGATGGCAAGCCCATGTTCATCTGGTGACACTGGCTCCTGCCACCCTGCCCCGCATCCCGGTGCAAGGCCATTAAAGCTTCCACAGATGCGCTAGCCACGGACAAGGCTCAGACCTGAACTCTTGGGTGGTGCCGCCTGTCCTGGGGTGGCTGGCCAGCACCTCACCCCCCCCCGGAACCCCTTCAATCCTGCCTGCTCtggggctccatgcccagcccagggcccttcGTGAGAACCCCAAGACCAAAGCTTGGCAGTGTTCAAAGGTCCCATAGCTTCCCTCACCTGGCAGTGGGAGTAGGAGGGGCCCCTGACACCGGGACGGGGAAGAGCAGGAGGCCGCAGGAGCCCAACCGGCAGGAAGGACTGCGGTGGCGCAGCATCAGTGCCAGGCGGGAGCTGAAGCCTAGGTGCAGAGCGGAAGGCAGAAGCGGGAGGCACGGGATGTGGATGTGGGAATCCCCTCTGCACTgggctgggaagaggggaggggggaagggcagggaggatggaggtggggtgggggtgggggtcagtcGGGACACCAGGAGGGCAAGGGCCTGTGGACAGTGCAGGAAACCAAGCAGTGCAGGCAGGATGCTCATCCTTGGGAGGCTGTGAGTGGAGGGAGCCCATGGGTGGCCTGGGGCCACGGGGGTGGGGGACAGTACAGGACCTGTCTGAGGAGGCCAGAGAAGCTGGAGCTGCAGTGGGAGGCAGAGGCGAGCTGAGGAGGGGGAATGAGGACCCCAGCAGAGCAGGCCCCTGAGCACCAAGGCTTGCCTTCCAGAAGACTCCGCAGGCAGAGGAATCTTAGCCGCCACCAGCAAGGAATGCAGGGAAGGAGAGGGTCCGGGGTTCCTGGGTGCGCTAGAGCCCTCTCCCAGGCGCTCCCTGCCTCCTCGCCCTCCCCACTCCCGGGCCTGCTGCTTCGGGGATCCAGCCAGACCcgtggggaaggcagggaggactCTGCGTACAGATAGGTAGACATCCGTAGATAGAAGTGTCGCTCTGCCTGCGGGGAGGCCCAGCATCACCTACCTGGAAGGGGCCACCCCGCCAGCACCAGATCTTGGTCCTGACGGGGATCAGGATTCCGGAGAACCGGGAGGGGAGGCGGAGCCAGAAGACCCTCCACCGCCCTGCCCGCGCGGTGAAAGGCAGCGCCGACTCAAGCCACAGGGCAACGGAAGAGCCAACCTGGAGCGCGGTGGGGTCTGGCCCACAGCTCAGGTCCGACAGGTGGGGGCCCCGCGGAAGCCCCGACAGAGCGAGGCAGCGCGGCCCTGGGAGCCGACCGAGCCGGTGCGGGTGGGCCCCGGTGGGGAGCTGGTTTCCGTGCGGCTCGcgtgcccgggggcggggcggcggcacAGGCCGAACCAACGGCCCCTCACCCCGGAGGGGGAGCTCCCTGGGGTAGGGTCCGGGCGCCGGCACCGCGGGGGCCTCGGGGAAGCTCtgcggggcgccccggggctgGCTGGCTCCTGTGGCTTTGAACTCAGTTGCTGGACGTCGCaacccggggggtgggggggcggccggggccgcACGACCGCGGGGGCGGCAATTCCGCGCTGACCCGCGGGGCGGAGGGACGGAGCCGGGCCGGCGCCGCAAGGGCTGCTTCTCCCGAGGGTGCCAGCTGCACCCGGGCCCCGCTCCCGGCGCGCAGGCCTGGGGGCTCCCGCGGCCCTCagcggagggcggggcggggcgaggaggATCCGAGGCGGGGCCGCGACGCCAGGGGCTCTTTCGCTTTCCCTTTTGTTCCGTGCAACGACGAGTCCGCgcgggggaggggagcgcggCTCCCGGGCGCCGGTTTCGCCCGCGCCCGCGTCCCCACGGGGCGCCGCAGCTTCCCCGCGCCGCGCACAGGCCGCGCCACGCAGCCTCGCCCCGAGACTCCCTGCGGCTCCCGCGGGCGCCGAGGAATCGCCTCGCGCGCTGGGTCGAGTGGCGGGGCCGCCCGAGGCCAGGAAGCCCCGCGCGCCATGCAGTCGGCGCCCGCctggcccccgccgcccgcctcccTGCGGCCCTCCGCCTTCCCGCACCCCGCGCTGCACGCCCTCCACCGCCTGGCCCGAGCCCTGCTCTTCCCGGCCTACTGGGCCCTGGACCGGCTGCTGGGCTGCTGCGCGCCCGGGGCGCGTCCGAGCGGCCTGGCGGGGCtgagggcggcggcgggcgcggcggcggcgctgctgctgctgctcctggccggcctccccctggccctgcccgCGCTGCCGCTGTGGCTGCTCCTGCAGGCCTGGCGCCGCCCCTTCTGCTACGCGCCCCCTCCGCCGTGCTgggcgccccccgcgccctggCGCCCCCCGGCCCAGCCCGTGCGCCGCTTTGGCTTCCTCAGCGCCAACGTGTGCCTGCTGCCCGACGGGCTAGCGCGCTTCAGCAATCTGAGCCACAGCCAGCGGCGGGCCGAGGAGGTGGGCGCCCTGCTGCTCGCCGCCCTGCGGCCCTCGCGCTACGGGACCACGGGCTGCGGTCCGCCCGGGCCGGGGGCGCCTGCTGGGGCGCTGACAGCCGCGCTGCCGGCGGGCCTGGACTTCGTGTGCTTGCAGGAGGTGTTCGACCCGCGCGCGGCGCACCGCCTGGTCAGCCGCCTGGCGCCCAGCCTGGGCCCGGTGCTGTACGACGTGGGCTCCCTCGGCCTGCAGCGCGGGCCGCACCTCAAGCTGCTCGGCAGCGGGCTGCTGCTGGCCTCGCGCTACCCGCTGCTGCGCGCCGCCTTCCGGTCTTTCCCCCACGCACGTCGCGAGGACGCGCTGGCCTCCAAGGGTCTGCTCTCCGCACAGGTACAGGCCCGGCGGCCGCGGCGCTCCAGGGCCGGGGAGAGGGCAGGGCGTGGGGTGGAAGCCGCGAGGGTTGCTGGGGCCGTCCACGGTGTTGCAGGCGCAGGTGGGCATCCTGGACGGGCGCCGCGTCGTGGGCTTCCTGCACTGCACGCACTTGCATGCGCCAAGTGGTGAGCCCCGTAGACTCGTCCTGGCGGCGGGTCCCTACCCTCGTCTGCGTCTCCGCCGCCCGCACCATTTGTTCGCCGCCCGGAGCACCGcaggcagggcggggcggggcgggggtggggcgcgCAGCTGGGCtcagtgcccccctccccccgcagagGACGGGCCCTTGCGCTGCAAGCAGCTGACCCTTCTGCTGGACTGGATCGAGCGCTTCGAAGCCGAGAGCCGCCAAAGCGGCGAGGCCGTGGCCTTCAGCGTGCTTCTGGGTGACCTGAACTTCGACAACTGCTCTTTAGGTGAAgggggggccggcggggcggggggcgccggcggggcggggccggcgccggGCCCCGCCCACCGAGCGCCAGCCTCTCTCCGCAGACCACGCGCAGGAGCAGGAGCACCAGCTCTTCGACCACTTCCGGGACCCCTGCCGGCTGGGCACTCGCCGGgagcagccctgggccctgggtaGGGCGGCCGCTGGGGAGGGGTCCTGAGGAGGGCTCTGGGGCCGCGGCTCATCCGCTGAcaccgcccccccgccccaggcacgATCCTGAACACCTCCACTCTCCACCACACGGTGGTCTGCTCCCCAGAGATGCTGCGGAGGTGAGTGGCCACCTGAGGGTCAGCCAGCGCCCAGAGCCCTGCCTCGGAGGGGAGCCCTGGCCTTGGTGACACCGCTCGTCCTCAGGGCCctggagcaggagaaggggcgCCACCGCTACCTGGCTGGCCCTGCCCGCGGAGGCCCCCGGCCTAAGCCCTGGCGGGGCCGGCGCCTCGACTATGTCCTGTACCGGGGAGTGGCCGGAGCCCCACTGAGCCCAGTAAGTCCGGGGTTCAGGGCACTGGGCCGGCTGGCGCTGGGGCGACCCCTGactgcctcctgcccccaggacGTGGAGCAGGTGACCTTCAGCACCGCCCTGGCAGGGCTCACAGACCACTTGGCCGTGGGACTTCAGCTCCGAGTGTCCGCGCTGCCCTGACACATGCACGCAGGCGATGGTGGCGAGGCCGGGTGGACAGACAGACACGGACGCACAGCGTGAGCCTGGCCGGCTGCCGCGGGGCCACAGGGCCTGGAGATCTTTATTGTAGGGCCGCCCTCACACGGCCTCCTGGGCCCTGCGGTACTCGTAGACGCTGCCCCGCTCAAGGAAGGCGGGGATGTGCTGGGGCGACCCCGATGGTGGCACGGGGTCCTCTGGGTCCCCGTAGCCCCCCCCACCGGGGGTGTGGAGGCAGAACACGTCCTGCGGAACAGAGGGGCAGCTGGGCCTGggcatccctctccctccctcccctgcagtcCCCCCACCCTCCGGGTGGTGCATGCGCAACGGCAGGTCTGGCCCACCGATGCTCCTGCGCGCCCTCCCCTTCAGAAACCAAATTAAAGTGTCTCGGGTTCTTTGCAACTGCACTCACTCCCTGTGGAATGGGGGGGCCGTGGGCGGTGGGCGGGATGGAGAAAGGATGGGATGCAATCCTTACCCCGGGGAACACGGGCACCGACGTCTTTCCCCCCAGATTCACCGTGCGGCCGTCCTTGCGTATCAGCAGGTTtaggccccgcgccccgggctcGCCCCCTGCGGGAAGAgaccagggagggagggacgcaGGAGCTGGTGGGGAGACAGGGCCGGCGGCCGGAGGGGGCagacgggggggagggggggcagggctGCTCACCGTGGAGGCCGTAGGGCTGGAAGGCGCGGCGCTCGGTCAGCACGGACAGCAGGGCCTCTTCGCGGAACAGCAGCTCGCGGATGACGCCATCGCCGCCCCGGAAGCGGCCGCGGCCCCCGGACCCCAGCCTCAGCTCGAAGCGGCGCACGATGACCGGGTACCTGcgcaggcgggggtgggggctgagcgcggcccgccccgcccccggccccgcccccgccggcctcGCCCTCACCTGCTCTCCAGGATCTCCGGGTCGGTGATGCGCGTGTTGGTCATGTGGCTGTGCACGCCGCTGCGCCCGTGCCAGCCggggcccgcgcccgcgccgcccgccacCGTCTCGTAGTAGCCCATGTGGGCATTGCCCAGGGTCACATTGTTCATGCAGCCCTGGGGGGACAAGCGAGCTTTGCGCTGGGCTGCGGGCATCCCCTCCCCGGGGCAACACGCCCCAGCGCGCGCACCCGCCGCACCTGGGACGCGGCACAGGCCCCGAAGGCCCCCAGGATGACGTCCACCACGCGCTGCGACGTGAGCACATTGCCGCCCACCACGGCCGCTTCGGGGGTCGGGTCCAGGATGGAGCCTCTAGGGATCACCACGCGCACCGGCGCCAGGCAgccctgcgggggcggggccggctgtCAGGGCGGGTGGGGAGGGCCCTGGCCCAGGCCAGCACCGGGATCCCAGCGCTCCCCACCACACCCCGGCCCCACCGCGGAGACCGCATGCTCCCGCGCACCTGGTTGAGCGGGATGTCGCGGCCCACCAGACAGCGCAGGCAGTAGATGAGGGCGGACAGCGTGATGGCCCGCGGGGCATTGAGGTTGCCAAACACCTCGGGCCCGGTGCCGCTGAAGTCAAATACTGCGCTGCCCTGCCCacgggaggggagcggaggggatgggagggagaggTCAGCAGACCCCAGGCCACTGCACCCCCATGCCCTGCGCCCTGCTCCCACCGCCTGACCTGGCTCAGGTTGATCTGCACGCGGAGCCGGATGGGGGAACCGTCGTCCATGTGGTCCTCCGCCGACACCTCCAGGGGCAGGCCTCGGGCCTGCCGGGAGCTTCCAAAGGCCCGCAGCATGTCCCGCACAGCCAGCTCCGCGTTCGCCTGGTGGTCGGGAGGGTCAGCCGCAGCCTGGCCGCCTCCAGGGGTCCCgcgcctccccgcctcccggccCAGCCTCCTGGGGTGGTACAGAGCTGCCCACCTGATCCTGCCCCCTCGGCCCACCTGAATGTGGCCCATGTAGGCCTGCACCACATCCAGGCCATACTGCCCAATGAGTTCTCCCACCAGCTGGATGCCCTTCTGGTTGGCTGCCACCTGGGCACGGAGGTCTGACAGGTTGTCGTGCAGGTTTCGGGTACCGCTGCAGCCGGGAATCTTGCCTGGAGCCCGCAGGGCCTCAGTCACCGCTGAACGGAGGAggtcaccgctgagccaccctccagcccctggggctgcctggggcccTGCTCTCACCTACTTCCCCTCTTCTGGGCGCTATATGGTGTGGGGCTCCCCGTGTTGGCCCTTCACTGGCTCCCCACAAGCAACCCCCcaagccccagcctcctcccatcTGCTCAACCTTCCCACCCTGCCGCCCCCCAGGGCACCCCTAGGCTGCCTCGCCTATGACCTCACAGGAGCTGGAGGTGCTTCCCTCAGCAATCTGCTTCCACCTTTcattccccctgcccacctctcccccacctgcgtttcccccacctctcccaggagAAAAACCACTTCCCTTggccctcccccactca comes from Canis lupus familiaris isolate Mischka breed German Shepherd chromosome 13, alternate assembly UU_Cfam_GSD_1.0, whole genome shotgun sequence and encodes:
- the LOC119874406 gene encoding translation initiation factor IF-2-like produces the protein MAESRGEAAWRGLCAARGSCGAPWGRGRGRNRRPGAALPSPARTRRCTEQKGKRKSPWRRGPASDPPRPAPPSAEGRGSPQACAPGAGPGCSWHPREKQPLRRRPGSVPPPRGSARNCRPRGRAAPAAPPPPGLRRPATEFKATGASQPRGAPQSFPEAPAVPAPGPYPRELPLRGEGPLVRPVPPPRPRAREPHGNQLPTGAHPHRLGRLPGPRCLALSGLPRGPHLSDLSCGPDPTALQVGSSVALWLESALPFTARAGRWRVFWLRLPSRFSGILIPVRTKIWCWRGGPFQASAPAWH
- the LOC119874407 gene encoding sphingomyelin phosphodiesterase 5-like — translated: MQSAPAWPPPPASLRPSAFPHPALHALHRLARALLFPAYWALDRLLGCCAPGARPSGLAGLRAAAGAAAALLLLLLAGLPLALPALPLWLLLQAWRRPFCYAPPPPCWAPPAPWRPPAQPVRRFGFLSANVCLLPDGLARFSNLSHSQRRAEEVGALLLAALRPSRYGTTGCGPPGPGAPAGALTAALPAGLDFVCLQEVFDPRAAHRLVSRLAPSLGPVLYDVGSLGLQRGPHLKLLGSGLLLASRYPLLRAAFRSFPHARREDALASKGLLSAQAQVGILDGRRVVGFLHCTHLHAPSEDGPLRCKQLTLLLDWIERFEAESRQSGEAVAFSVLLGDLNFDNCSLDHAQEQEHQLFDHFRDPCRLGTRREQPWALGTILNTSTLHHTVVCSPEMLRRALEQEKGRHRYLAGPARGGPRPKPWRGRRLDYVLYRGVAGAPLSPDVEQVTFSTALAGLTDHLAVGLQLRVSALP